A part of Rhinoderma darwinii isolate aRhiDar2 chromosome 1, aRhiDar2.hap1, whole genome shotgun sequence genomic DNA contains:
- the PARM1 gene encoding prostate androgen-regulated mucin-like protein 1 isoform X2, translating to MGVKRSAGSPLQWSALVACLLLFTGLHVKAESSTASVQSTQDTSLAPTHVATEVSRSTNDTNSVTPPGTVTTEGLNAKTSTELSEETSTSNNNTASVTTTEVSSTIKTNNSSDSTQTTGTTLNTTELSAFPNTTPTNTTTLSYTTNEPSTANLTEHTSAPTESNTETINKTVETGSTSQSGNIGSTSNTSIEVTSPTKPVTEDTSQSSGTKSSPHSKPTVISEITPVSVTQDSIQKDTSSTAATPEHNVGLPRALSPDDTKL from the exons GTCTACATGTTAAAGCGGAATCATCCACAGCGAGCGTACAATCAACGCAGGACACATCCTTAGCACCTACACATGTGGCAACAGAAGTATCTCGAAGTACAAACGATACAAACTCTGTGACTCCTCCTGGAACAGTGACGACAGAAGGACTAAACGCCAAAACATCAACTGAACTCTCCGAAGAAACATCTACATCAAATAATAACACCGCCAGTGTAACCACTACCGAGGTATCTTCTACTATCAAGACAAACAATTCATCAGACTCAACTCAAACAACAGGAACCACCTTAAATACTACTGAGTTATCAGCTTTTCCAAACACAACACCAACCAATACAACGACATTGAGTTATACAACCAACGAACCCTCCACCGCAAATTTAACCGAACATACAAGTGCACCAACAGAGTCCAACACAGAGACAATAAATAAGACCGTGGAGACAGGAAGCACGTCTCAATCTGGAAATATAGGATCTACTAGTAATACTAGCATCGAGGTTACCTCACCTACTAAGCCAGTTACTGAAGACACTTCACAGTCTTCTGGAACAAAGTCTTCACCACACAGTAAACCAACTGTTATCTCGGAAATAACACCTGTAAGTGTAACTCAGGACTCAATTCAAAAGGATACATCCTCAACTGCTGCAACACCTGAACATAATGTGGGGCTTCCGAGGGCTCTAAGTCCAG atgacaccaagctatga